Genomic segment of Sander lucioperca isolate FBNREF2018 chromosome 20, SLUC_FBN_1.2, whole genome shotgun sequence:
GTATTTGCTGCTTGAACAGACGACATATGGTGACGTTTTTCAGAGGACAGTCTCCTCATTTTACACTCATTAAAACGTGCAAATTTGAAACTCAAATGCTGCTAGTGTTGCTATATATTCTTAGTTGTTACATCAATACCTACAAAGTCACATATCTGCACTTGTATTTTGAACTGAAGAAGAAGTATAGCACAAGAATTACAAACCTAACAATAAAACACGTACAGTACTGGTCACATGGGTGGAAAAGTCAGCTGTCAACCTGGTTATTACTTTCTACTCATGGAGTTTAAACGAATCAATCGGGATAAACTAATACTAGGTAGATGCCTTTTCCTCTGCTCAGTGAACAAGAAACTTTGCCAGTAGCATATACATAGAGACCACCCTTTttaagcttaatttaccttaactgaacagcttcggagtcattggaatggttatatgagttgaatggtggtcgtcccgtttccccctagcgcctgtgagcagaaaaaccaCCCTTACAACCTTCGGCCGGCGACGCCTCAgtgtcaggaagtatcgcgtgatatcaggtctcacgATATAACAagtgcttcacggcactgcacgcatacgcccattcaggaaccggctaacaaggtagcgatggagtttttcatactattgtcatggctgagccgaaagaagcagaaagctaggaaagcattgtcggagaaacagagaaagaggaaacagcagactgaccgagcgaggagtcagacacgagtaaacataggagctgccaaatatctattctgaagctgtagggggagctctatagagaaacctgcgaacaaaaaacaagaaaacagcgaagaaatggccaaaactgcatagcgccccttcaACATGAAACCTGGTTCATTAACCTTAACAACTCACTGGCTTTCTTTCAACCATCCCTGGAATGCACTGATCCTGGACTGAGCTTCAGAGCCACTCACCTCCCGTGCCGTCTACTACCTTCTGCTCACAGCCGCTAAAGTTATTCACCCCGAAGCTACACCTCTTGGGTGGCTAATGATCAGTCAAAACGTCTAGAATTTGAACCTGACAGTTCTTGCAGTATTCACATGAACAGTGCCAGATCGGTTTGTGTGTGGACTGCAGATTAAGCACAACAAGAGCTGAAAGCTGAAAAAAGAAAGCCAGAATAATATACGTGGGACCATCAGGTCATATAGCATCACTGAGAAAGCAGACATGTGTAATGTTGAATGATAATAAATTCAGCTTGGACacatatatgtttatgtattcTTCAATATTTGAGATGCTACTTCAGCCTTTCTATTGTTGAgcaataatacatttttcttctttcaaaaaCACATCATACACCCACGGAATATAATGTATTGATCCTGTTCAGCCATTCGGCTGAGATGTATTTAGAAAGAAACAGAATATGGaagtcacatacagtacatgtggtATGTAAGCTTTTGAATCAGCACCACATTGTGGTTTGAGCCTTTAGTTTCTTTTTCTCAATAACTTGTGAATGGGAGGGGGGCTTTTGATACACATGCACCAAAGTCTTCTTTTAGAAACAAAATTATGATAAGAATCTCTGTGAATAGTGCAGacaatacacacatgcacacacatgcagtgcGTTGTGATTTGAGCTACTTGTAAAAACGGATGCTTTTTCTACATTTGAGTTTAGGAATTGCACTGATCTTTGGTGATTTTAAACAAAATTGTTTAAAATACATCAGCGATGTTATAAAGCAGTGTCTGTGACAACTAgatctttgtaaaaaaaaaaaatcaatatcatgTGTTCCTATTGTGTGTTGTCTTTATGGAGCCTGTGTGAGAGAGTCTGGTTCCAACATGTGGATCTATGTGTTCCTGGGGAACGCTCTGCGGGGGATCGGAGAAACCCCGGTCACACCTCTGGGCATCTCTTACATCGACGACTTTGCTAAAGCGGAAAACTCACCCTTCTATATAGGTAAGGTATTTTTGCTCATTTTGGGTTTCCAGTGGGATTTTTAAAGGGATCAAATGACATAAATTGTGTTAACCTACAGAcacatttattaaaaagtacACGTAAATTGAAAGTATTTTCTGGTGATGTGTGTCCTTTACCTTCTCAACCAGATGTATTCCCACTGGAGTTCTAATAAAATCCCTCTTTTCACCTCCTCTCTTCCAAACCTCATCATACAAAATGTTTATCGATTTAttgattgttttgttatttgCAGCTTGTCTCCAGACCATCACTCTCCTGGGCCCCATGTTTGGTTTCCTCCTGGGCTCCTATTGTGCCAAACTATATGTTGACATTGGATATGTTGATATCGGTAAgtgtaatgtgtttgttttaaaagaagTACAtatgggcacctgggtagctcacctggtagagcggtcgcccatatatagaggtttgctcctcgacaCAGTGtccgcaggtttgactccgacctgggGCCctatgctgcatgtcattccccctctctctcctctttcaagtctaagctgtcctatacaaataaaggcctaaaacgGCCAAAaacttttcttaaaaaaataagtatgtATCAGTCATTGTTAGTCTctaaaagctaacgttagctaaattagcTAGCCAGCTACCACTGATAAAATTGGTCGTGTTTGGTGACAGTCTTCATTTCACCTGATAAAATTGACGGTCGCCAGGTAGAAATGAGAAGCCTGCTCTagtctatctctctctgaaatCAAGGAgtaattgctttttaaaaattaCAATGAATTTAGAATGAAACGCCTCATGTGTAGACAGGCCGACAGATTTAAAGGGAATAACGCTTTTTGGCTAGAATATCATGTTTTGACAGAAGAGACATGGTGACTCTGGCAAAATGGAAAAATTTGCTTTATATCGAGGGAACCAGGGCAATGCTTACTTCCAAGTTGGAAATACACCATCCCTGCAACACTCTATATGGTCACTTCACACAAAGGATTTGACAGATGGAAATTGCAAATGAAAGTGATAAATTAAACGTATATCAGGCTTCTTGTTCCCGCTGTGTACTCACTCAAATGCTCTTTCCTGTCATCCAGAAAGTGTGACCATCACTCCTAAAGATGCCCGCTGGGTGGGCGCCTGGTGGATGGGCTTCATGGTGTCCTCCGCCCTCCTCCTTATCTCCAGCATTCCTTTCTGGTTCCTGCCTCGCTCGCTGCTAAAGCAAGAGGGAGACGACGGCAAGCCAACTCCCACCCGTGGGACCCTAGATGGGACAGAGGATGCCCCCAACAACAATCACAACCTCAAGCTGACTGACATCGCTAAAGGTTGACAcaatcctcctcttcttcttcttcctatAACAGAACACTGATGATACGTTATTTCATTTCCAGATCAAATTCACTATTTAGTACAGATTTGGTATTATAATAGATTACAGCATGAGTGCAGTTTTATGGTCATTGCTTGATTTTCCCTGGATGTGCTCCCAAAGGGTTTTTCCCCTCGCTGAAGCGCCTGTTGGGAACTCCTGCCTACTTCCTGCTCCTTTGTGGGAGCATCCTGAAGTTCAACTCTTTCATTGGCCTGTTCACCTTCAAAGCCAAATACATGGAGCAACAGTTTGGACAGTCTGCATCCAGAGCCAACTTCCTCATaggtgaaaaataaatatagatAAACTTATACATTTGCATCTCTGCTCTTCCCATAGCGAGGCTATTGCCCGTATGTGCCGGTCTGATGTATTGGTTATGGAATTCAAGCTTtcgattagatttttttttttaaataatacagacataattataataataagacattttgggaaatatattTAGTGGCATTTTTTTGCTGAGAgtctaccatagactgtatgaaaACGCTCTCTATGCTAAATATGGAGCTAAACCCAgaagacagttagcttagcatactaTAAAGACAGGAAACAGGGAAACAGTTAGCTTgtctttttaacattttaaattgtttgttaATTTTTGAGATATGTTGTttaaattagtgagctttagaggtgctggtaggcagatttttcttttttaaacttttggacagagccaggctagcttttTCCAGTCGTTAtactaatctaatctaacagtctcctggctgtagcttcttGTTTAgcgcacagacatgagagtggtatcaatcttctcaattaactctcagcaaaaaagcaaatatgtgtattgtgtgtaaaGAAAGAGTGAACATTTCTCACTTGGGagctaccctggaaatccagagttctcatgagagcacaatttgaatttgctcagcgagtcactctggcattcagtaataaTGCTCATTACCTATGCCCTTAGAGCCGAGCTGCACCGATCACATCGGtatatctgatataggcgggccagaggcgagctaaacagatgacgacagcgctgcgaTGTCGAAGTCCGGAATCAGTCAGTAAacattggtcgtagtgttatccaattgcgtgcagtgatattttcaaatgcatgcttggtgccgcccctcgagttgggccattttcattactcatagCCAggcccttaatctttcggatttgggtctggatttctaGGCTACAAGGCTAAATGTTTGATTACGTTTAAACAGATAAAGCAATGTGCACACACTCTGTAAGAGAGTTACAacataattagggctgtcagcattaacgcgttaatcgcgatgcgattaagggttgagcataacgcgttaattttttttaatcgtattaatcgcatgccgccatttattaatttattttcacttcactcggctttgcaggctactattttgccgtacttcctcatAACACATCCTGCCGCTAcaggaatagcaacgtggatttcggtgcctcattctggtgccactgatatgtctgcacttctctctgatgctctgaaacagacgttacaggcaacagaaacattgctgcacgtgacgctagttaacactatactcgacaagcagctaacgttagcctacccctagctagtagctggattaaacatgtttacaatgttgacagctaacgctaaacggtgtaaagtttgtctgtatttcactgtagaggattctgaCACTGGGAccgatctgcagctgccgttgtcggaaaaacacagacggtgcgttcagtgaaactggtaatttacagcctcgtggtgcattcaaagttgttgttaagtgcccttttcccatctggtggttgtttttgtcattcaacagctatttactagtgaaataagttattgttatagtgattacattattattaaatcatttaattttgacgatatggccttagcaataaacaagccgttctttaatgtcgccaactgtttagtacccttcttttttttttaactttcttcaaaggtatcggttcaggcaccgttaaggcaccggtatccaaaccaaacaatacccagccctaatattgactctagagtcaaatgtgtgactagattaaatatataataaacaaatacaaatcttaaagtcaagttcataaagtcattttctttgcattcatttgattcccaatcaagatacactagtaagaattgctttccattgttaatatgtacttaaaaacagttctgaaatgcaaaataatagaattttaatcatgtgataaaacatgtgattaatcgtgattaactatagaaattcaacaattaatcgcgattaagaaaatgtaatcgtttgacagccctaaacaTAATCTATGATTAGTGTTCTATGATTAGGCAGTTTGCATCCCTGAGATAAAGTTCAAAAGGCAGCGCTTCAGTTGGCAGTGCCTGGTGTCTCCTGGTACACTGAGTGCTTCTGCTCAAAGCTTAAACACTCATAGAGAAAAATATTATAGGGTGTCTGATAGTGTGAGACTTCCGACTATAAGAGGGGCCTCCCAGTGTCTAGACCccctctgtgtttttcttctaggTGTGTTGAACCTGCCAGCAGTGGCTGTGGGGATCTTCCTGGGAGGGCTGCTGATGAAGAGGTATAAACTGAGTTTGGTGTCAGGAGCTCAGCTCTCTTTTGCCACATCCTTCATGGCatacctcctcctgctgctgcagttTGGCACCAAGTGTGATAACATTCCCATGGCTGGCCTCACCATCTCATACAACGGGTCAGTGATGAGACATAAGGGGTGTGTGAAGATGACCACAGCTTTAACAAACCAAAATAATATACCAAAGGAAGTCCTTTTCACAGCCTCAAAATACAATGCAGCAAGTATAAAATAGAAACCCTTTTTGCCCTGCAGGACGCAGAGTATATCATCCGACATGGATATGCTCTTTTCGGAGTGTAACAGAGACTGCTCGTGTTCAGCAGACGAGTGGGACCCCGTGTGCTCAGACAGCGGCATCACCTACATCTCTCCATGTTTGGCTGGCTGCCTCGGCTCCAGTGGATACGGCAAGAACACAGTAAGGGCTGCACTCGTGGATACATAAACATACAGTGTTTATAGAAATAGGAACTCTTTATGATTGGGAAATCCTCTTTCACCCTGATAAGCTTCTGAGCAGCATCACCATAAACTGATTAAGCATAGTTTTATCAGCCATACCATGCAGCCCACAACCCTTATTCCAAAGAAACACTCCTCAGCAGTCCACACCCGGCCCTGAACATTTCACTGAATGAAAGAATTGAATCATGACAACTCCAAATAATTATAAATACAGCTACtcggacagcactccaaattaaAAGTTTATTGCCACACAACGGACGTTTTGGGCAGCGCTCTTCTTCAGCGTGTGCACAGGCAATTACAAACTCCAAAGTATTACAATATTAATTTCTTCACTTTCTCTCCCTGTTCATCAACTCTCTCTGTCAAGTAGTTACTTTATCAAAGCATAAATTCATGTTCTTTTCTCTGGAATTACTAACAATATCAGATTCAAAGCCCTTTCAGTTTAACTGCATTACTTATTTCTCATTATTGcatcacattttttgttttaaggtCCCACATGTCAGAATTCTGTAAATAACCACATTTGTCACCTAATGGTTGATTATTGATAAGGTTATCATAAGATAAGTGTAGCCCCTATACTCCATACTCAACTCCTTCCCACATTTTTCTGCGACCTGTTTATCCAGTCATTCATCTACTattttgttgtcattgtttGTCACTTAATTTCcagtgttttctctctctctctctctataccAGGTCTTCCACAACTGTAGCTGTGTGTCCGCCTCCTTCCCAGCAGGCAGCAGTACATCGGTGAGGCTGGGCCAGTGTCCGCATGCCAAGGACTGCAGCCGCAGTTTTACCTCCTACATGGCTGTGTCTGTTCTCAGCTCCTTCATCAACGCTCTGGGAGCCACACCTGGCTACATGGTCATCATACGGTCTGTGTATCCATTCCTGGCAAGAAGGAAATAATGAGAAGTGGGAATATTAGCACTACTGTAGATCATTCTTATGATTTGAACCTAAGTGAGTCGTGAGTGACATCATAAACATCATCGTTCTGATGctgcagcttcatatttagcatacagacgTGAGAGTGGTATCTATCATCTTATCTTACGCtaggcaagaaagcaaataagcatatttacccaaaatatctttttaactattcctttaaagacACTGATTGGCATAGCATCTTTCTACAAAAGGATTTATACAAATGACCCTGTGTTGTTTTATAATTACAGATGCATCTCACCAGAGCTCAAATCTCTTGCACTGGGTATCCAGGCCTTGGTAACTAGGACTCTTGGTAAGCCTTATTGCTTTCAATTGCAATTGTGAAATAAATCTTTTTACTTGCTTTGCAATTTTAGCACAGTTTCTGAAGCAGAAAACTAAAGCTCCCTCCTCTGGTAAAAATGACACCTTTAGTCTAGTTTGAGTGCACATTTTTGTATTAGTTTGGCATGTGGCAGTCAAAATAAGATCATATGAGAAATATGATTGAGGAGGGACACAATATTCCTCTCCATTGCAATATGTAACAGTGCATATTTGGGCGATACTTTGTCTGTAGGTGGACTTCCTGCACCCGTGTATTTTGGAGCCCTGATTGATTCAACTTGCCTGAAGTGGTCAGTCAAAAAGTGCGGGGGCAGGGGGACATGTCGCATTTATGACTCTGAGATGTACAGGTACGCCATTGGCCACAAATGTGCAAACAGAACGTGATTGCTAAAATGAATTTGCTAATAGAAGTGTTGAGTGTTTCTCCAACACTTTCTTCACCATAACAATACAGATATCTGCCCTTTATTGCCTTCTGTGCATCTTTTGTCTCTATATTTTCAGGATCATCTTCCTGGGTCTGATCACATGTCTCAGTGGTTCCTCGTATTTCTTCATCATTGCCGTCATCGTCCTCCTCAGACGACAGTTTCGGAAACCAGAGCGAAAACCAGAGACGCAGAATAAAAAGGCTTCAAAGTCAATTGAACTTCAAGCCCCATCAAACCCTACTGAGGGCCAGTCCAGCGCTCCTAAAACTCCAAAACCACCTCATGCTCCCAAAGTTTGGGTAGGGATCGCAACAGAtctggaggagggaggggaggttCACAGAACAGAGCAGCTCTACCAAGATGGCAGACCTAGCTCCTTAGATAACACCCAGGAGAGACAACAGCTCAAATCCTTAACAGAGACCACTGTTGAGTTGACCCCTCTTCCAAGTGAGGAGGCAAAGATGGAGATGGATGGGCTGAAGTCAGAGGAGGAGGTGAAAGAGGGAAAAGACGAGATTTGCCAGGGGACGAATGCACGGTTGGAAAAAGAGGACCGTCTCACAGATGACAAGGAGTTAGAGAAAGAAACAACACACACTAAAGAAACTGACGGCCCACAAAACTAAAGTGTTCACCGATGTGTTCTCAAACGTGGCCAACTGGGACCGTGAATGTTAGTGAGTTTGGCTAAAAGTCACATTTACTTGGATTGTCAAGAGGGATTGCTTTTTCATCTGGGCTGTACCATGCTCTATGCTAACAGTATTTCTTTCCCCTTTTTATTACAGTATAGAGCTGTTTTATTACACTTAGTCCTGAAGAGGAAATGGGCTACCAGTGATCCTATTTTCACAGCTGTAGAAAAATAGTACAGTCCTACTTTTTGACGTATAAAAATGGAATAGCACCGGATGTGCACATTGACCAACAATaattcaaaatattgacttgtgTATTACATATTGTGTAGTACATGATTACACAGCAGCCCTGCAATTTCCAAAACATTATAGAGTCTTGGccgaaataaatgtttttctttttacgtCAATAAATGAATCCTTGAATGTGTGATATTATTgccacattacattttgcagatCAGCTCTATGCACAGCAACATACATCAAACCAATGCTAACACACTATAATGCTGTGGACACAAATAACGTGAAAATTAGGTTCCTCACAGGTGGCTTTATGTGCTAAAAGTGCAAATTGATTTTTAAACGTCAGGTGTGACATTGTTAATTAAACCTGCagtaattgattttttttggtaACTTGGGGGGAGCACAGCAAGGTGTACATTTATACAATGCTGGcatattatcaccttataaCGTTGAACTCATctggagtcgtgtttctggccacctaatgaatgtaagtccaatattcactctggtTTGCTCCCTCAACAACTGAGGGAATTATCTGGCTCTCTAGCTGCTTAATGCGTtgctatgttcaccagctagttgctaactgtcGGTCTGTCATTTGGTTttgggcaggtagtgtacagccGGTGTGTTAGAACTTCTTTTTTGCTGCCTGCTGCGTATGGAAATTATGCTGACGAGAgctgtgagagtgaaccaaaacattaaagttgcatgccgtaaaaccaaaacaattagtTGAAAGATACTATAAGGGTCTGTAAAGTGGAGAGCATCTACAGAGTTAGGTGATAAATCTCTGTGTGTTTGGCAACACAAGctacgcctttttttcacattgCTGTtgtttgctgttgctgttgcacATGTTTTCTGATCCATTGttgatataaaaatattgattatagcagctAAAAGTATGGATAAAAGTGAGCTTTGTTTGTCTGGACACAGGCACAGGTCTCATGTCTTACATTAGTTGCATATATAGTAGTAAAATATATCCAAAATTGAAGATCACTTTGAGTTCTCTCTCTTTGAATGCCTTCTTTCAACCACTGTTGTGTACACCGCCACTAGTGGAATCCCAGAACTACTACGATTCAACATTCACAAATGGGAAACTCACCATTTGGCCTAACTGTATGTATGAGCTTCATAATGTTCAAAAACATGTTATAAGCACATTAATTTAGAGAAGATATCAGTGCAATAATTAGgctggaagaaaaaaattagCAATAttagtcagacaaaacaacaaaccacCATTCCTGACCAAAGAGTCATTCATTAACCAACTGTTCCCAGTACAGGTGGGTGTTGCTGACGTTAACTGTATATTTTTGTCTGTGGATGCATCATcggccagacacacacaaacacacacaaacacacacacacacacacacacacacacacacacacacacacacacacacacacactgattacatgtgtgtgtgagggcttCTCAGAGAGATCTCTGTGACCGTGAGTTGTGTTCCTCCAATTGTGCGCAGGTATTAGATGTTGTTTAAGTAGTGCACCATGCAATATTGGACACACTTCCAGTCCGAGTTAACAATAATGAACATGAACATCATTATCAGAGGCCACAGCAGCAATACCTTTACTGGCACTGGCTACTAATCTACTAATCATCCCCCTCGTGACTCTTGATCCCTCTTATGTCCATCGCTAGATGAATACTAGATGAATACTAATTGAGCTTGTGTATTGGAGCTTCCAAGCCCAAATCTCTGCACTGAATGTGAAAATGCTGCTATATAGAGGAAATAAGAATGGACTAAGAAGAATGTATGATACCTTAAAGATTGTGGAGGCTCACTTACTATTTCTGTAAACTGAAGGTTAGTTGTGCTATCAGTGACTTTGTTTCTGTGACAGGAGCAGGAAATTGAGCTGCCACCAGCATCATCATCTGGCTCCTAACAACACCAAAGTAACCCAACGGACAAGAAAACGGAGTGACACAAGAGACATGTATCCCCAGACTATATCTtattaaaatatacttaaaatcCTACACATACCACCCACTTTCTTCTTTatctccctttctctgctttttctGTCTTCTATCTTTTCTTTCACCCCATCCTTTCTTTAAAGATTGTGCACATTAACCTTTCTAAATACCTTGCTCAGATCCACTAGAGAAGTTTAATATTTAATAGGTTAATTATATATtaaatcattattattttatcaaCCAGCATTTGCTAATGACACAGGATAGAATACATTAAACAGGCATCGACAAAAACCTGTAGTGGCCAGACAATCCTAAAGTAGTTGCATTGTTTGTTAAATGCACTGCAGAAATTACCCTCGAAATAACAAATGTGAGTGTCAGGGAAGGGTGGAGTAACTTAGCTCATCATAACTTTGCTTCAGAAATAGACCATAATGTATATGCAAACTATATAATCCATGTAAAGCAGTGAAATCTTTGTGTGCAGTTACTGCAGGTTTTCTAGGTAAAGCTTACAGGAAACACAGGGTGTTTGCTGGACCTAGGTGGGTTTGGGGGGTGTTAAATGTCCATTAGGACTGCACTATATCTCTCTGTTAGCTCAAAGTTGTGGTGAAACCCACCAGCACTTATCAGCAGCCTACAGCCTGTGGTGGCATCTCCCCACTGAGACTGTGGGATGAACATCAGGAACATGGTCAAGGTAGTCAttataaatgttatgtttaattTAATGTTCTTGAATTCTGTGATAATTGCATTTTTATGACTGCTCCTACAGTATATCGCTAGTTCATTTTCTATTTAATTCAAACAAAGCCCTGTTTCAGATGAAAACACATCAGCCCCCATGCAGCAGAgctaaaaatctaaaaaaaaaaatgtatttgtgttttttctgctttttttcaatCATTGATTTAAAGTGGGTGTGGCTTAGTTGGGAAAAGTTTATGTCCTATATTCCCATGCACCAATCAGAGTTCAGTACATTTCAATCAAAGTCTGACGACAGTTGTGTGGTTGTTTGCTTTAGCCACATGGTGGCAGTGGGAACTGGCtgtaaacacaaacactgacatcaccttttaagttgatatggctaACTTGTTAGCAGACAGTTGTTAGCAGACAACATTTATTTGGAGCAATAGCAATATTTACTCTCTTTTAACTGCTAACTCCTGAAGGAAATATCTGGggctttagctgctaaatgctccactaagTTCACCAGATAGTCGCTAACCTGCTGCGCATGCAGCATACAGTCATATTTTAGAGCAttgtcactgaaaacagctgttgcTGTAGCTGGAAGTGACAAtgatgagagcggtgagagtcAACCAAAAGACTAAAGTTGTGGAccgtaaaaccaaaacagtgaGCTAAGAGATGCTAAAATGCTAGAGCTatggggaactgcagagtcggGTGATAATTCTTAATTTGGGGTATGTCACTACACGCAACACCCTTCACATTACACACTATTATTTGACCTGTTGTTGATatacaaaatattgattatagcagctttaaagttaaatactttaaaaaatacataatatttcAAACAGACTTTTTCGTCTACCAggcaaatggctagtgaatgctcaaattttgtaatgttttttgggctggtgagtgaagcaaatctaccagccacttgtatattttaccagcatttggctggtaactggtgctaattttgaaccctgattgcAAACCAAGTTTGCAAGAAAATATTGCAAAGAGATGTGATTGCTAATTGCTAACTAGTCACATTTCCAGGTCACGTGCGCCAAGTGTTTTACCACTTCACTTCACTTCACTTCATTAATTAGTACTTTCTCAGTTGTTGGTGAcgtgtcctgtcaaaataatgagatttcatttattattaacGATAATTCATCTTCCCATTTATAATTCATCGTCGATGAAGCCCAGTGGGAGGCAGGAGGGCCAGAGTTTGGTGACCTAAAACTTCATTACGTGTCTCAAGGTAAATAGGAAGACAACTTTCCTCTCCCTGGTGTGGGTTTATGGCGGGTCAGTCCCATCACAGAGGCTGATGACAGTGATGACGAAGGTGAGGATGAGGATGGTGACGTACAAagatttgtgtgtgcatttatgtgtgtgtgtgtgtgtactgtgaaaATTAGCATTTTTCTGCGTGTGCACAGGTTTAAGAGTGTAGATTAAGGTAGAGCTTAGAGTGCGTATGGCATATATAAGACCCTCTTGGACTTCCCGACACCCCCATACACCCCTCCTCCCCACTCGTCTTCCCCATTCTGTGTAAATGAAAATGCAAGGCTATATTTGGACAGGGCTGATGTC
This window contains:
- the LOC116054582 gene encoding solute carrier organic anion transporter family member 1C1-like — protein: MEEAAAEDGDKMTSQQALCVPDQGTRKRSGISTLKLFIVALSFASFSKALAGTYMKSSITQIERRFDLSSMHIGLIDGSFEMGNLLFLAVVSHFGAKLHRPRFIAVGCFVMAVGSFLTGLTHFFMGRYKYNTIIQVFQNDSANIAACTDPLKTEVPEIQIEPSVEDNKACVRESGSNMWIYVFLGNALRGIGETPVTPLGISYIDDFAKAENSPFYIACLQTITLLGPMFGFLLGSYCAKLYVDIGYVDIESVTITPKDARWVGAWWMGFMVSSALLLISSIPFWFLPRSLLKQEGDDGKPTPTRGTLDGTEDAPNNNHNLKLTDIAKGFFPSLKRLLGTPAYFLLLCGSILKFNSFIGLFTFKAKYMEQQFGQSASRANFLIGVLNLPAVAVGIFLGGLLMKRYKLSLVSGAQLSFATSFMAYLLLLLQFGTKCDNIPMAGLTISYNGTQSISSDMDMLFSECNRDCSCSADEWDPVCSDSGITYISPCLAGCLGSSGYGKNTVFHNCSCVSASFPAGSSTSVRLGQCPHAKDCSRSFTSYMAVSVLSSFINALGATPGYMVIIRCISPELKSLALGIQALVTRTLGGLPAPVYFGALIDSTCLKWSVKKCGGRGTCRIYDSEMYRIIFLGLITCLSGSSYFFIIAVIVLLRRQFRKPERKPETQNKKASKSIELQAPSNPTEGQSSAPKTPKPPHAPKVWVGIATDLEEGGEVHRTEQLYQDGRPSSLDNTQERQQLKSLTETTVELTPLPSEEAKMEMDGLKSEEEVKEGKDEICQGTNARLEKEDRLTDDKELEKETTHTKETDGPQN